The genomic region CCGAACAGGCGAAACGCGAACGACAGCTCCAGCGCCGCGTCGAACAGCTCGGGCAGTTCGCGAGCGTCCTGAGTCACGACCTGCGGAACCCGCTCACCACGGCGTCGCTGCACCTCGAACTCGCCCGCGGGGACCCGGAAGATGCGGGAGAGCACATCGAGAAGGCCGACCGCGCGCTCTGTCGCATCGAGACCCTCGTCGATTCGCTGCTGCGGCTCGCGAAGGAGGGCGAAATCGTCCAGGAGTTCGACGCCGTCTCGCTCACGGACACGGCCAAGCGCGCCTGGGACGTCGTCGATGCGCCGGACGCCTCGCTCGTCGTCGAGGCGGAACTCCCGTCCGTCCAGGGCGACCCCGAACGACTGCGTGCCCTGTTCGAGAACCTGTTCCGCAACAGTCTGGAACACGGGAAACCCGACGTGACGGTGCGCTTCGGCAGGGTCAACGGCGGGTTCTTCGTCGCTGACGACGGTCCCGGTATCCCGGAGAAGGAGCGAGAGAAGGTGTTCGAGTACGGGTACAGCACCGACGAGCACGGGACCGGCTTCGGGCTCAGCATCGTCGAGAGCATCGCCGTCGCCCACGGCTGGAACGTGACGGCGACCGAGAGCGAGTCGGGCGGGGCTCGCTTCGAGTTCTCGTCCATCCTGAACGAGCCCGCCCTGGAGTCCACGCAGGACACCACCCAAGAGTAACGCGCGCCCCGACGACGAAACCACCTTCTCCCTCCGGCGACAACCACGGTGTAGTGACAGCCGACGAGTCCGAGTCTCCGCCCGACGAACCGACCGACGAGTCGGACGAGGTACCAGTAAACCGCTTCTACGACGCCCTCGAAGCCCACGGCCAGCCGGTCATCACGGCGACCCAGCTCGCCCGCAAGCTCGACACCACGCAGGAGCGCGCCCTCCGCGCCCTCGAACAGCTGGAGCGTCGCGGCGACGTCCAGCACCAGACGGTCGAGACCGACCCGACGGTGTGGTACGCGACCGACTGGGCCGAGATGGTCGACCGCGAAAGGGTCGTCTTCTTCCCGAACCGCCGCCGGCTCGTTGTGGACCAGCCGACGCAGTTCACCCGGGCGCAGTGCTCGCAGTTCGCCCACCTGGTCGACACCACCCGTTCCGGTGGCTATCTCTACGAGATTCGCCAGGAGGACATCTGGCAGGCCCCCTACGACGACTTCGAGAAGCTGATGCGGACCATCCGGCAGGTGATTCCGGAGCGCTCGCCGCACTTCGAGGAGTGGGTCGAGGACCAGTGGAAGCGCGCGAACCAGTTCGTCCTCTCGACCCACGAGGAGGGCTATACTGTCCTCGAAGCCGCCAGCGAGAACCTGATGGGCAACGTCGCCCGCCAGAAGCTCGACGACACCCACCTCAGGGCGCCCATCGACGACACGACGAGCTGGGTGGCCGACGAGAAGATAGCCGAGATAAAGCGGATTCTGTACGAGGCAGGCTATCCCGTCAAGGACGAGCGCGACCTCGAATCGGGAGACGAGTTGCCCATCGAGTTACTGCTCAACCTGCGAGACTACCAGCAGACCTGGGTCGACCGCTTCACCGAGCAGAAGTCCGGCGTGATGGTCGGGCCGCCGGGGAGCGGGAAGACGGTCGCCGCGATGGGCGCGATGGCCGCGGTCCAGGGCGAGACGCTGATTCTGGTCCCGTCGCGCGAACTCGCCAGCCAGTGGCACGAGGAGCTGCTCACGCATACGAGCCTGACCGAAGACCAGATCGGTGAGTACCACGGCGGCACCAAGGACGTCCGCCCGGTCACCATCGCGACCTACCAGACGGCCGGGATGGACCGGCACCGGCAGCTGTTCGACCAGCGGCGATGGGGGCTCATCGTCTACGACGAGTGTCAGCACATCCCGAGCCGGGTGTTCCGACGGTCTGCAGACCTCCAGTCTCGCCACCGCCTCGGCCTCTCGGCCACGCCGGTCAGGGAAGACGACAAGGAAGAAGACATCTTCACGCTCGTCGGCCCACCCATCGGGACCGACTGGGACGCCCTGTTCCAGGCCGGCTACGTGCAAGAGCCGGAAGTCTACATCCACTACGTCCCGTGGGCCGACGAGGACGCGCAGAACGAACACGCCAGCGCGGACCCGGGGCACGAGAAGCGCATGCTGGCGTCGATGAACCCCGCCAAAATCGAGGAGACGCGCCACCTGCTCGAGAAACACCCCGAGAAGAAGGCCCTGCTGTTCGTGGAGTATCTCGACCAGGGTGACGCCTTCGCCGAGGCGCTCGACGCCCCGTTCATCTCGGGCGAGATGCGCCACTCCGAACGCCGGAGGCTGCTCGACGAGTTCCGCCGGGGCGAGCGTCGCCTGCTCGTCATCTCCCGGGTCGGCGACGAGGGTATCGACCTGCCCGACGCCGAGTTGGCCATCGTCGCCTCCGGACTCGGTGGCTCGCGCCGTCAGGGTGCCCAGCGCGCCGGCCGGACCATGCGCCCCGAAGGGAACGCACTGATGTACGTGCTGGCGACGCGGGGCACCAGCGAGGAGGATTTCGCGAACCGACAGCTCCGTCACCTGGCATCGAAAGGTGTGAAGGTCCGGGACGGCCCGGCCGAGGCCGTCGAATAATTGCCAGCGTCGTCGGGCTTGAAGCCCTGCGGGTCGTTCAGGAGAGTAGTATGGTTGACCCGACTTCAGATTTGGGCGACGTCGATCCCGACGAAGCGCCCGCCTGTGCGGTCTGCGGCGCGGCGGTGACGGGGCAGGAACATCGCGTGCGCTCGTGGGTCGAGGATGGCAACGTCGAACACCGACACTTCTGCGACGACGACTGTCTGGACGAGTGGGACGGCGCAGGCGAGTGACGGCGCTGCACCGACACCCGGCGTAACAGACCGATTCCTCAGTCCGCGACGACGCGTCCCTCGACGAGCGTGAGGTCCGCCTGCGAGTTCACGTTCTCGAAGGTCGCTGCGTCCGTCCGTGCACGAACGGTCTCCTCGTCGACGACCGTCGGGTCCAGTCGCGCCACGACATCGCGGAGACACTGCACTCCCGCCCCGAGCGCCCGCAGGCACACCGCGCTGGCGACCGTGGTTCGATACACGGCACACAGGGGCTGGCGACGCCCGTCGAACTCCGGCACCACGCCCGTCTCACCCGCCATCTCGGCGAACAGCGACCCCACGAAGTCGGGGTCCAGCCGCGGCATGTCGCAGCCGGTGACGGCGACGACCGGGGCGTCGCTCGCCCGGAGACCGGTCAGGAGGCCCCCCACGGGCCCCCGCTCTTGAACATCGTCGGCCACGACGCGCGTCTCGACGGCAGTGCCCGCGAGCGCCCGCCGAATCCCGGCGACCTGTGGCTCGCGGCAGGGAACCACGACCTCGTCGACGACTTCCTCGAGGCGGTCCACGACGTGGCGAACCAGCGGGACGCCATCGAGCTCGGCCAGCGCCTTGTCGGGCCCGCCGAAGCGCGTCGAGTGGCCGCCCGCGAGGACGATGGCACCGCGAGCCGAATCGGAAACGCCAGTCACGCCAGGAACCCCGTCTGGCCGCTGAACGCGAGGTACAG from Haloarchaeobius sp. HME9146 harbors:
- a CDS encoding DEAD/DEAH box helicase family protein; protein product: MTADESESPPDEPTDESDEVPVNRFYDALEAHGQPVITATQLARKLDTTQERALRALEQLERRGDVQHQTVETDPTVWYATDWAEMVDRERVVFFPNRRRLVVDQPTQFTRAQCSQFAHLVDTTRSGGYLYEIRQEDIWQAPYDDFEKLMRTIRQVIPERSPHFEEWVEDQWKRANQFVLSTHEEGYTVLEAASENLMGNVARQKLDDTHLRAPIDDTTSWVADEKIAEIKRILYEAGYPVKDERDLESGDELPIELLLNLRDYQQTWVDRFTEQKSGVMVGPPGSGKTVAAMGAMAAVQGETLILVPSRELASQWHEELLTHTSLTEDQIGEYHGGTKDVRPVTIATYQTAGMDRHRQLFDQRRWGLIVYDECQHIPSRVFRRSADLQSRHRLGLSATPVREDDKEEDIFTLVGPPIGTDWDALFQAGYVQEPEVYIHYVPWADEDAQNEHASADPGHEKRMLASMNPAKIEETRHLLEKHPEKKALLFVEYLDQGDAFAEALDAPFISGEMRHSERRRLLDEFRRGERRLLVISRVGDEGIDLPDAELAIVASGLGGSRRQGAQRAGRTMRPEGNALMYVLATRGTSEEDFANRQLRHLASKGVKVRDGPAEAVE
- a CDS encoding molybdenum cofactor guanylyltransferase; its protein translation is MTGVSDSARGAIVLAGGHSTRFGGPDKALAELDGVPLVRHVVDRLEEVVDEVVVPCREPQVAGIRRALAGTAVETRVVADDVQERGPVGGLLTGLRASDAPVVAVTGCDMPRLDPDFVGSLFAEMAGETGVVPEFDGRRQPLCAVYRTTVASAVCLRALGAGVQCLRDVVARLDPTVVDEETVRARTDAATFENVNSQADLTLVEGRVVAD